Genomic segment of Candidatus Delongbacteria bacterium:
TTATTACCTATTTTTAGAAAGCTTATAGATAATGGTTTTAGAATATTACTGGAAACTAATGGTTCGATATCATTGAAAGAAGTTCCAAAAGAGGTTGTAAAAATAGTGGACTATAAAACATTGTCTTCTGGTGAAAATAAAAGTTTTAATCTTGAAAATATTCAATATTTAGACTCTAAGGATGAAGTTAAATTCGTTATTAACGATAATAAAGATTTTTTAGATGTAGTAAATTTTGTTAAAATTCATGATTTAAAAGCAAAACTTTTAATTTCTAAAGTTGGCGATTCAAAACTAACTCACAGAGAGATAGCAGATTTGATATTGAGTTCAGGAATAAACTTCAGATATCAGATTCAAATGCACAAGATTATTTGGGGTAATGAAAAAGGAAGATAATATATAAGGGTTTAAAATGGCTGAAGACAACAAAATCATCTATTCCATGTACAAAGTAGAAAAAAAGCATGGTACAAAGCAGATATTAAAGGATATATCACTTTCCTATTTTTATGGTGCTAAAATTGGAGTGATAGGGTTGAATGGTTCCGGTAAAAGTTCTCTATTAAAAATTCTTGCTGGTGTCGATCCCAATTTTAATGGCCAGACATATGTCGTTCCTGGTTATACTATTGGTTATCTGGAACAAGAGCCACTTGTAGATAGCAACAAAACTGTAAGAGAAGTTGTTGAAGAGGGTGTTTCATCAACTATGCAACTAATGAAAGAGTTCAATGAAATCAGCGAAAGGTTTGCCGAAGAGATGACTGACGATGAGATGAACTCCCTTATGGAAAAACAAAGCATTTTACAAGATAAACTTGATGCCGCCGATGCTTGGGATATTGACTCAAAACTTGAGATGGCAATGGATGCTCTTAGATGCCCTCCTGCTGAAACCAATGTTTCTGTTTTATCTGGAGGTGAAAAAAGAAGGGTAGCATTATGTAGATTATTACTAAGTAAACCTGACATTCTTTTACTGGATGAACCTACGAACCATCTGGATGCCGAGACAGTAGCCTGGCTGGAAATGCACTTACAAACTTATGCAGGAACCGTAATTGCTGTAACTCACGATAGATACTTCCTCGACAATGTTGCAGGCTGGATTCTTGAGCTGGACAGAGGAGAAGGAATTCCTTGGAAAGGTAATTACTCTTCGTGGCTTGAGCAAAAGCAGCAGAGACTTTCACTTGAAAAGAACCGAAATCTGGAAAGAGAGAAGACTCTTCAAAGAGAGCTTGAATGGATTAAAATGACGCCAAAAGCAAAACATGCGAAATCAAGAGCTCGTATTAATGCCTATGAAGAGTTATTAAATCAGGAGTCCAAAGAAAGTGTAAAAGAATTGCAATTATACATTCCAACTAGTCAAAGACTTGGAAATTTAGTTGTAGAAGTTGAGAAATTAAAAAAAGTTTTTGACGACAGAGTAATATTTGAGGATCTTAATTTTTCCTTACCCCCTGGTGGGATTGTGGGAATTATCGGACCAAATGGAGCTGGAAAAACAACACTTTTCAATCTGATTACTTCTGCCATATCTCCAGATGAAGGGTCGATTAAAATTGGAGAAACGGTAAAAATTGGATATGTAAATCAGAATAGAGATGATCTAGATCCAGAAAAGAGTGTCTGGGAAATGGTTTCTGGTGGAAACGATATGATTGAAATCGGAACAAAAAGAGAAAACTCCAGAGCCTATGTTTCAAGATTCAATTTCTCAGGCAGCGATCAACAGAAAAAAGTTTCATTACTTTCAGGTGGTGAGCGAAACAGACTTCAACTTTCAATGGTTTTAAAAGAAGGTGCAAACCTGTTACTTCTAGATGAACCTACAAATGATCTAGATGTTAATACAATAAGAGCACTTGAAGAAGGATTATTGAATTTCTCTGGCTGTGCGGTTGTTATTAGTCATGACAGATGGTTTTTAGACAGAATCTGTACTCATATTTTAGCATTTGAAGGAGATTCTAAGGCGTATTTCTTTGAAGGGAATTTTACTGAGTACGAAGAAAATAAGAAAAAAAGACTCGGTAAAGATTCAACAATTCCGAAAAGAATCAAATATAGATATTTAACTAGATAATAAAAAAAGCCACCCTGTATGGGTGGCTTTTTTTATACTTCCAGATGCTTATAGATGAATGCCAATGTATCAGAAGTGCTATCAATCAATTTTGCCAAGCTACTTCCTCCATGACCAGCGTCAATATCTATTCTGATTAAATAAGGGTTTTCAGCTTTTAAGCTTTTCTTTTGAAGTTCAGCAGCAAATTTGAATGAATGGGCAGGAACAACTCTGTCATCATGATCAGCCGTTTTTATCATCGTTGCAGGATACTTTACACCTTCTTTAATATTATGTAGTGGTGAATAATTCAAAATGTATTTAAATTCATCCTCATTTTCACTACTACCATATTCAACAGCCCATCCCCAACCGATTGTAAACTTGTGGAATTTTAACATATCCAAAACACCAACTTCAGGAATTGCAACTCTAAAAAGATCAGGTCTTTGAGTCATACAAGCACCAACTAATAGCCCTCCGTTTGATCCTCCACGAATAGCAATTTTATTGCTATTTGTATAATTCTCCTTTATTAGAAATTCAGCTGCAGAAATAAAATCATCAAATACATTTTGTTTATTGAATTTCATTCCTGCTTTATGCCATTCTTCACCGTATTCTCCCCCACCTCGCAACGTAACTTGAGCATAAATTCCACCTTTTTCGACAAATGGAATAATTGTATAAGCGTATGAAGGTGTTAAGCTAACATTGAAGCCACCATAACCATAGAGCATTACAGGATTATTTCCATCTAGCTTAATATCTCTTCTTCTTACAATAAACATTGGAACTTTTGTACCATCTTTAGATGTGAAAAAAATCTGTTCTGTAACAAAATTAGATAAGTCAGATTTTGTAATAGTTTTCTTGAACTCTTCAATCATGTCATTCTCGATATTCAGTCTATAAGTAGTTCCAGGATCAGTAAACGATAGTGTTTTCACAAAAAACTCACTTTGATCTTCGTCAGCAGAAACAGCAATCATTCCTTTACTATCAAACTCAATATTTCTTACAAAATCACCTTTCAAATTATAAACTTTTAGCTCATTACAAGCATCTTTTAAATAATTCAAAACCAGCTTGTCTTTGACAATCATAGATGACTCTAAAACAAATTCATCCTCTTTCACAACATCAATCCAATTTTCTCTATTTGGATTAATAGGATCAATAAGAACTAATTTATAATTTGGAGCATCTAAATTTGTTTGAACTAGAACTTTGTCTTCCATTAAACCTATTGTATATGAATTTGTATCAAACCCTTTAACTATTGTTTTGAATTCAGAATCACCAACTTTCTTGTATCTTATCTCACTACCATCAGTTCCCTCTGACACATTCAAGAAAACAACAGATTTATCATTTGAAAAATATGCACTATTGAATCTTTTTGGAAATCTTTTATCTTCAAAAATTAATATATCATCTTCTTGATTTGTTCCAAGTTTGTGATAGAAAACTCTATGATTTTCATTTACATCTTTCAATGCTCCTTCATTTGATGGTTCATCATATCTAGAGTAAAGAAATCCATCTTTATCCCATGACGTTCCAGAAAACTTAGACCATTTAATAAGATCATTCTCCCAGTCAAGTTTTTCAAGATTGAAGACTCTGAGTTCACTCCAATCCGACCCAGCTTGACTAATTGTAATAGCACAAAATTTATAACAAGGTGAAAATTCAGAAATATACGCAGATGTTGTTCCATCTTTTGATAGAAGGTTAGGATCTAGAACCAATTCTTTTTCACCGTTCAAACCTTTTTGTCTATAGATCTGCATCTGATTCAAAACCCCACTATTGTAATAAAAATAGTAATAATCTCCTTTTTTAAACGGTGTTGAATATTTTTCGTAATTTGCAAGTTCAAGCAATCTTTGCTTAATTCCTTCTCTCTCAGGTATTTTAGAAAGATAATTTTCTGTAAAACCCTGCTGTTGTCTAACCCATTCTTTTGTCTCTTCTGAATGGTCATCTTCCAACCAATCATAAGGATCAGTTATCTCAACACCAAAATAGTTATCTACTTTTTGACTTTCTCTCGTAAAAGGATACTCCATTACAACTCCAATATTTGTTTACTTCATACTAATAATGTTCTCGACTAAAATCAAGAAATAGTATGTTTTTTTTATATTACACTATTTTCAACTCAAACAATTCTAGCTTTTTAGCTATTTCCTATAGTTTTCTACTAGGAAGATATAAGTTATATTTTATTGCCATGATTCTTACAAATGAAACAGTTGCTGCTGAAATAAGATAGATATACAAATTTTGGAAAGAACATTTAGCCAATATATAGTAAACAATTCCACCCGCAATACATGCCGTAGCATAAATCTCTTTTCTCATAATCAAAGGTACTCTATTTGTCAGTACATCCCTAATCACTCCACCCATTACTGCTGTTGAAACTCCCATCATTATTGAACCAGGAAAATGGATATTAAAAATTAGTGATTTTTTAATTCCAATAATTGTAAATACACCCAAACCAATAGCATCAGGAAATAGCAAAATCTTATTGTATTGTTTAACAAGCTTTATGAATAGAAAAGTAATTAATCCTGAAATAAATATAACGAGGAAATAGTTTAAATCTGTAACCCAAAAAACAGGATAATTTCCAAGCAATAAATCTCTTATTGTACCACCACCTACTGCAGTAACAAACCCAATAAATAATATGCCTAAAAGATCAAATTTTTTTTCTGCAGCAGTTAATGCTCCACTTATTGCAAATGTTGCTGTTCCAACCATATCCAGTATATAGACAATATTCAAGTTCACCCTCTTTTGACTTTTTCAACCCCTATAAATATACTGCAAATAAAAATATATCTATATAGAAATTCCAAATAAAATGAACAGGTAATTCTATCAATTAAAAGTGCAAAATTAAGTAAAAAACGATTTAAAATTATTTTATAAAATCTGTTATTAAATTTTTCTAATCTAAATCTTTTTTGATACGAAGGATAGAATCTAATTAGCTCAAGAAAATTACCTGCAGAGTTTATCAGCTGATCACTCCATTCACTACAGTTTTTATGATGCATATGAACAGAATCAGACTTAATAACCTTCAGAAGAACATTAAATTTTTCAAGTTTCAAACCAAACTCAGTATCTTCCCAACCATAACCTTTAAAATTGCTGGAAAACCCTCCCATTTTAAAAAAATCATTTCTATGAATAGCAAAAAATGCTGTAGTTAAATAGTTGGATTTTACGACATCTCCATGATTGTATTTTGATGCACCTCTTGATGATAAATATTTGTTTAGATTGAAATTTTTAACCGTACCTTGATATTCAAGTGTAGAAATAACAGAAAACTTACCTTCTTCAACAAAACTCTGAAGATCATTAGTAATATTATTCTTCAAGATTACATCATCATCTAGAAATAATAAAACATCTCCATTTGCTTTTTCTGCTCCTATATTACGACTTAATCCAGCTCCCAAGTTCTTTTTATTATTGATAACTGTTACATTATCCATAACGATTTTACTATCAGGATAGTCGTTTACAACAATAATTTCGAGTATATTATCTAAGTATTTTATTACTGAGTTAATAGTTTTCTGAAAATCATTAATTCTATTATAAGTTGGAATAATAACAGAAATTTTAGACATAGCTTTCTCTTTTCAACATATCATAAATCGTTTTGAACTTAAAAGAATCATTGTAATTTTTTAGTATTTCAGCATAATGAAGAGCAAAATCAAATGCTTTAATACTAACAAGAATATCAATAATTTTCTTTAAAGCTTCCTCTTTATATTGATTCGACTTAATCAATCTATTGTAAAATTCAAAAGATGAACTCATCATGGGATTTGATGTTTCATTTGTAAATCCCGGATTGATAATTTCACCATTTTTATATTTTTTTTCTGCAGACCATAACATAATCTGAGAATAATTATCAAAATTGTGTCTATAACCAAATTCGTTTTTAACTAAAATATTGTACCATAATTTATAATATTCATCATTTTCTTCAGGGGGAAAATTGTATAAACCTAAAATAGTCAAATGTTTTTTCAAATTAGTATCAGAAATTTTTCCACAATTGTTTTCAATGTAATCCTTATACTCCGGAAATTTGTATTTTTCGTAAAGATACATCATTGCAAGTAATGTATTATCCAAATAATAGGCAACCTCTTCCCTACTTTCTTTAATAATTTCATCAATTATTATACTTAAATATCCTGCTCTTTTTTCCTCAGTATGATTTTCCACAATAAATTTCTGGGCATTTTCTGAAATCTCCTTAATTCTTTTCTCATCATCTAAAATTTTTCTAAGCTTATGAATAATATTTGAACTATTGTATTTTAGAATTAGATTTTCATCCTTAAAATAAGTATTTATGAGATCATTTTCTTCTGTAAAACAAACGCAACCTGAACCCATTATTTCGAAAAGTCTCAAGTTCAGTGAAGGAAACATGTTTTCATTGAGTACAATTTTAGACTGAGCATATATTTTATAAACTTCGTCTTCACAAACACTTTTTTGAACTCCATCAACAATATTAATTTTAAATCCAGCATTTTGAAGTTTATTAACAATATTGGATCTCTTTAATCTAACATTTTTATTAAATCTTCCAATAAAACTAATATCAAATCTTTTCTCTGAACTTCTAATAATTTTTTTATGATTACATGCCAGCAAAAAAGGAAGTGCTCTAATCCCTTCATTATTAAACCTATCAGATAAATCTGGCTGATCGCAAAGCACCATATCAAAGTTTTTTAAATAAAACCTCATCCAATAAAAATTTATGGTTGAATCAATTGAAACAAATATTTTTTTACAACTAATTACATTTAAATCAGAATATACTCGAGGTCTATCCAAACTATTTGTAAATATTGCTATATCAGGTTTAAAATCCTTAAGATCATTCTCAATATCAATTAGAGAAATCGAATCAAAAAAAAGGTCACATTCTGGAAATGGACCAACAGATAATATTCTATTACAAATTTTTTCTAGTTCAGTTTTTAAATAGGGATAATTTAATAATAGAACTCTCATAAGAACTCCAAAAAATAAAAAAATCCCCTTTCGGGGATTTCATGAAACATCTTTTATATCAAAAACTTAGTTTCTGCCTCTTGCTTCATTAACTCTTAAAGGTCTACCGTTGTAGTCATGACCATCCATCTCTTTGATAGCTGTTTGAGCTTCTTCGTTGTTTGGCATGTTTACGAAACCGAAACCTTTAGATCTGCCAGTCTCTTTGTCTTTGATGATTCTAGCAGAAGTTACTGCTCCGTGTACTTCAAATGTTTTTTTAAGTTCGTCTTCTGACAAACCGTAGGGAATGTTACCTACATAGATATCCATAATTTCCTCGAAATAGATAAACCGCCATAGCAACTATGAGTGATCTGTCGTGGCGGACTCGAAAGACCTCTCTACACTTGTATACTAAGTCATTAGTAATTGTCAGGTATTTCAACTGCTGTTACTTCCTCCTAAGTACACAGTCAATATACAGGCAAGAATTTTTAAAAGCAAGACTTTTAATTATTTTATTTATGATTATATCAGAATTAATGAAAATCAAAATATACTTAATCCTTTTCAAATAATCTTATTAAGGCTGTAACTATTGTTGCTGCAGGAATTGCTTCAGTAAAAGGAATTGTACAATATATTCCTCCAATCAACATTACTAGAATTGTAGTAAACTTATCCAACTTATAAAAAGTTGAGATGTAATAGGATATAGTAGCACCTGCGATCATCCCAATATAAAATCCAATCGGTCCAAAAGTAGCTAGATCAGCTAAATCAAGAATTATACCACCAGCAATTGGTCCTAAAGCTTTATGCACTTTTTGAAACTTTGATATCGACACTGATTTTTCTAAACTATTTTCATTTTTTTCAAGATTTGTCATACTTATTTCCGAATATTTTTTTATTTTTCATTCAATTTAATATAATTACAAGGAAAAGAAAGATTGAAAAAAACAAATTATCACACTCACTCGATCTACAGTGATGGCAAGTTTAATTTAAAAGAAAATATAGAATCTGCAATTAGTAATAATTTACATATTCTTGGTTTCTCTGATCACTGTCCCCTACCTTTTGATTCCAGTTGGGCTATGAAACTAAATGATTATGATACTTATATTAACGAGATTAACGAACTTAAAATTCAATATCAAGAAAAAATCAAAATTCTAGCAGGTTTAGAACTGGATTATATTCCTGAAATAATTGATGAGAACAACAAATTTTTTGACACTGAAAAATTAGACTATGTAATTGGTTCCATTCATTTATTAGGCGATCCTTCAAATGGCGAACTATGGTCTGTTGATCACAGTTTTGATAAAATAAAAAATGGTTGTGAACGGGATTATCAAGGAAATTTTCGGACAATGGTTGAAGACTATTACAGAAGGATCTTACTTATGGCTGAAAATACAAAACCAGATATTATAGGACATTTAGATCTTGTAAAGATAAGAAATACTAACAATCGAATTTTTAATGAAAATGAATCATGGTATTTAGATGCAGTTTATAATGCCTTAATTTCAGTTAAAGCAAACGATTGCATTGTGGAAATTAACACGGGTGGAGTTTCGAGAGGTTATACTGATTCATTTTACCCATCAGATATAATTCTCAAAATTATCAATGAATTGAAAATCCCTGTTATGATTAATTCTGACGCCCATCGCATTGAACATATTTGTGGAAAATTTGAAGAAGCCTTTGAAAAGCTGAAATTGTTAGGATTTACAGAACTAGTAGTAATAGACATAAATGGAAGAAATTTTCAAAAACTCTAAAAAATTTAGTAAAATGAAGAGCTTTACATTTAGAATAATAGGCTTTATATTTTTAGTAGTTGATGACTCGAAAATTGTAAAATAAAGTGGGAGTAAATGATGACTATCAGAGTTGGTATTAATGGTTTTGGAAGAATCGGTAGAGTTGTTTTCAGAGCAATCAGTGAAAGAAATGACATTGAAGTTGTTGGTATCAATGACTTAGCTGATGCAAAAACATTTGCTCATCTTCTGAAATATGATTCTATCCATGGCAAATTCAATGGTGATGTAAAAGCAGGAGAGGGTTGTTTAATAGTTAATGGTAAAGAGATCAAGCTTTCCCAAGAGAGAGATCCTGCAAATCTTCCTTGGAAAGAATTAGGTGTTGATATAGCTATTGAATCAACAGGTGTTTTTAGAAAAAGAGAGCAGATTGAGAAACATATTGCAGCTGGAGCAAGAAAAGTTGTTCTTACTGTTCCTTCAAAAGATAAAGTTGATAATACCATCGTTCTTGGTGTAAACGATAGCGACCTTAGACCTGAAGATAAAATTGTTTCTAATGCTTCTTGTACTACAAATTGTCTTGCTCCTGTAGTAAAAGTTCTACAAGAAAAATTTGGTATTGAACACGGTCTAATGAACACTATCCACGCATACACTAAAGATCAAGAAACTCTTGATTCTCCTCATGAAGATTTGAGAAGAGCAAGAGCTGCTGCTGAAAATATTATTCCTACAACAACAGGAGCTGCTAAAGCTGTTGCTGAAGTAATTCCAGCATTAAAAGGAAAGCTTGACGGTTTGGCTATGAGAGTTCCAGTAAAAGACGGATCAGTTGTAGACTTAACGGTAAAATTATCTAAAGATGTTACTAAAGAAGAGATCAATGCTGCAATTAAAAATGCCGCAGAAACTGAAATGAAAGGTATTTTAGAATATTGTGTAGATCCTATCGTTTCATCTGACATAATTGGAAATCCACATTCCAGCATTTTCGATTCCTTATCAACAATGGTAATCGGTGGAAACCTTGTAAAAATAGTTTCATGGTATGATAATGAAAATGGATATTCTAATAGAGTAGTTGATCTGGCAATAAAAATGGCTAAGATTTAGTTTTATTTTTTACTATTACAAAGGGCTGGATTACCAGCCTTTTGTATTTGGAGTATATATGAGTAGATTAAGCAGCTTTTTTAAATTTATTATCTTTTCATCCATTGCAATTCTCTTGATATCTTTTTTTATCATGGAATATGACAAAGATGCGTATCTTATCCCTTTTTCATTTTGCCAAGAAAAAATAGATAATATCTGTTTTAACAAATTTACCTTCTTTGATTCTCTATCTGTAATTGCTTTACTCCTCGCTTCTGGTATTGTTTATGATTTTTTAAAAAATAGGGCAAATAAACAGTGATGATGCAGCTTGAAATTTCTTCATTAGCCGAACACCCAGGATTTCTTGATATTCTTTGCGAATGGCACCATATTCAATGGGGATATTTATATCCAAATGGTGGGAGCATAGATAAAAGATCCAAAAGAATGCAAACTCACTTAACAGATGATTTTATACCTTCAACATTTATAGCTTTCAACGACAACAATATATATGGATCGGCAGCTATTGTTGAATGTGATATGCTCGATAGAACCTGTTATACCCCATGGATTGCTTCAGTTTTTGTTCATGAAAATTTCAGGAGTAAAAATGTAGGTCGCAAACTAATTTCACATTTATTATCAGAATGTATAATACATAAAATACCTTGCATTTATTTGTACACCCCCGACAAACAGGAGTTCTATAAACATTTTGGTTTTGAAGTTATTGAAGAAAGAAACTATATGAATACTATGGTATCAATTATGAAAAAGATTATTTTTACTATCTGAAATTCAAGTATAGTAACAACTAGGCAACCCTACAATTTACATATCACAACTATTTATAAATATACACGTATCACCTAAAACATAAAAATTTATTCTACTGTTTTATTTAGCAACTGAATTCTCTTGACAAATTTTAAGACTTTTGATATATATCCGGACATATAATAGAAAGCTGGATCATGTTCGATAAACAAAGAAATACTAGTCAAATATCGCCAAATACTTATGGTGATTTAAAGATTAAAAAAACAAAGTTTTTTTGGCACATTCATTTCAGATTAAGATCATAGCAAT
This window contains:
- a CDS encoding radical SAM protein: MIKVNEIFLSLQGESTYAGLPCIFVRLTGCNLRCKWCDTTYSFYEGTDLETEAIIERISKYDCKLIEFTGGEPLLQKNELLPIFRKLIDNGFRILLETNGSISLKEVPKEVVKIVDYKTLSSGENKSFNLENIQYLDSKDEVKFVINDNKDFLDVVNFVKIHDLKAKLLISKVGDSKLTHREIADLILSSGINFRYQIQMHKIIWGNEKGR
- the ettA gene encoding energy-dependent translational throttle protein EttA; translation: MAEDNKIIYSMYKVEKKHGTKQILKDISLSYFYGAKIGVIGLNGSGKSSLLKILAGVDPNFNGQTYVVPGYTIGYLEQEPLVDSNKTVREVVEEGVSSTMQLMKEFNEISERFAEEMTDDEMNSLMEKQSILQDKLDAADAWDIDSKLEMAMDALRCPPAETNVSVLSGGEKRRVALCRLLLSKPDILLLDEPTNHLDAETVAWLEMHLQTYAGTVIAVTHDRYFLDNVAGWILELDRGEGIPWKGNYSSWLEQKQQRLSLEKNRNLEREKTLQRELEWIKMTPKAKHAKSRARINAYEELLNQESKESVKELQLYIPTSQRLGNLVVEVEKLKKVFDDRVIFEDLNFSLPPGGIVGIIGPNGAGKTTLFNLITSAISPDEGSIKIGETVKIGYVNQNRDDLDPEKSVWEMVSGGNDMIEIGTKRENSRAYVSRFNFSGSDQQKKVSLLSGGERNRLQLSMVLKEGANLLLLDEPTNDLDVNTIRALEEGLLNFSGCAVVISHDRWFLDRICTHILAFEGDSKAYFFEGNFTEYEENKKKRLGKDSTIPKRIKYRYLTR
- a CDS encoding S9 family peptidase; translation: MEYPFTRESQKVDNYFGVEITDPYDWLEDDHSEETKEWVRQQQGFTENYLSKIPEREGIKQRLLELANYEKYSTPFKKGDYYYFYYNSGVLNQMQIYRQKGLNGEKELVLDPNLLSKDGTTSAYISEFSPCYKFCAITISQAGSDWSELRVFNLEKLDWENDLIKWSKFSGTSWDKDGFLYSRYDEPSNEGALKDVNENHRVFYHKLGTNQEDDILIFEDKRFPKRFNSAYFSNDKSVVFLNVSEGTDGSEIRYKKVGDSEFKTIVKGFDTNSYTIGLMEDKVLVQTNLDAPNYKLVLIDPINPNRENWIDVVKEDEFVLESSMIVKDKLVLNYLKDACNELKVYNLKGDFVRNIEFDSKGMIAVSADEDQSEFFVKTLSFTDPGTTYRLNIENDMIEEFKKTITKSDLSNFVTEQIFFTSKDGTKVPMFIVRRRDIKLDGNNPVMLYGYGGFNVSLTPSYAYTIIPFVEKGGIYAQVTLRGGGEYGEEWHKAGMKFNKQNVFDDFISAAEFLIKENYTNSNKIAIRGGSNGGLLVGACMTQRPDLFRVAIPEVGVLDMLKFHKFTIGWGWAVEYGSSENEDEFKYILNYSPLHNIKEGVKYPATMIKTADHDDRVVPAHSFKFAAELQKKSLKAENPYLIRIDIDAGHGGSSLAKLIDSTSDTLAFIYKHLEV
- a CDS encoding trimeric intracellular cation channel family protein → MNIVYILDMVGTATFAISGALTAAEKKFDLLGILFIGFVTAVGGGTIRDLLLGNYPVFWVTDLNYFLVIFISGLITFLFIKLVKQYNKILLFPDAIGLGVFTIIGIKKSLIFNIHFPGSIMMGVSTAVMGGVIRDVLTNRVPLIMRKEIYATACIAGGIVYYILAKCSFQNLYIYLISAATVSFVRIMAIKYNLYLPSRKL
- a CDS encoding glycosyltransferase family 2 protein, translating into MSKISVIIPTYNRINDFQKTINSVIKYLDNILEIIVVNDYPDSKIVMDNVTVINNKKNLGAGLSRNIGAEKANGDVLLFLDDDVILKNNITNDLQSFVEEGKFSVISTLEYQGTVKNFNLNKYLSSRGASKYNHGDVVKSNYLTTAFFAIHRNDFFKMGGFSSNFKGYGWEDTEFGLKLEKFNVLLKVIKSDSVHMHHKNCSEWSDQLINSAGNFLELIRFYPSYQKRFRLEKFNNRFYKIILNRFLLNFALLIDRITCSFYLEFLYRYIFICSIFIGVEKVKRG
- a CDS encoding glycosyltransferase: MRVLLLNYPYLKTELEKICNRILSVGPFPECDLFFDSISLIDIENDLKDFKPDIAIFTNSLDRPRVYSDLNVISCKKIFVSIDSTINFYWMRFYLKNFDMVLCDQPDLSDRFNNEGIRALPFLLACNHKKIIRSSEKRFDISFIGRFNKNVRLKRSNIVNKLQNAGFKINIVDGVQKSVCEDEVYKIYAQSKIVLNENMFPSLNLRLFEIMGSGCVCFTEENDLINTYFKDENLILKYNSSNIIHKLRKILDDEKRIKEISENAQKFIVENHTEEKRAGYLSIIIDEIIKESREEVAYYLDNTLLAMMYLYEKYKFPEYKDYIENNCGKISDTNLKKHLTILGLYNFPPEENDEYYKLWYNILVKNEFGYRHNFDNYSQIMLWSAEKKYKNGEIINPGFTNETSNPMMSSSFEFYNRLIKSNQYKEEALKKIIDILVSIKAFDFALHYAEILKNYNDSFKFKTIYDMLKRESYV
- a CDS encoding RNA-binding protein encodes the protein MDIYVGNIPYGLSEDELKKTFEVHGAVTSARIIKDKETGRSKGFGFVNMPNNEEAQTAIKEMDGHDYNGRPLRVNEARGRN
- a CDS encoding histidinol-phosphatase, whose protein sequence is MKKTNYHTHSIYSDGKFNLKENIESAISNNLHILGFSDHCPLPFDSSWAMKLNDYDTYINEINELKIQYQEKIKILAGLELDYIPEIIDENNKFFDTEKLDYVIGSIHLLGDPSNGELWSVDHSFDKIKNGCERDYQGNFRTMVEDYYRRILLMAENTKPDIIGHLDLVKIRNTNNRIFNENESWYLDAVYNALISVKANDCIVEINTGGVSRGYTDSFYPSDIILKIINELKIPVMINSDAHRIEHICGKFEEAFEKLKLLGFTELVVIDINGRNFQKL
- the gap gene encoding type I glyceraldehyde-3-phosphate dehydrogenase; its protein translation is MTIRVGINGFGRIGRVVFRAISERNDIEVVGINDLADAKTFAHLLKYDSIHGKFNGDVKAGEGCLIVNGKEIKLSQERDPANLPWKELGVDIAIESTGVFRKREQIEKHIAAGARKVVLTVPSKDKVDNTIVLGVNDSDLRPEDKIVSNASCTTNCLAPVVKVLQEKFGIEHGLMNTIHAYTKDQETLDSPHEDLRRARAAAENIIPTTTGAAKAVAEVIPALKGKLDGLAMRVPVKDGSVVDLTVKLSKDVTKEEINAAIKNAAETEMKGILEYCVDPIVSSDIIGNPHSSIFDSLSTMVIGGNLVKIVSWYDNENGYSNRVVDLAIKMAKI
- a CDS encoding GNAT family N-acetyltransferase — protein: MQLEISSLAEHPGFLDILCEWHHIQWGYLYPNGGSIDKRSKRMQTHLTDDFIPSTFIAFNDNNIYGSAAIVECDMLDRTCYTPWIASVFVHENFRSKNVGRKLISHLLSECIIHKIPCIYLYTPDKQEFYKHFGFEVIEERNYMNTMVSIMKKIIFTI